A single Natrinema pellirubrum DSM 15624 DNA region contains:
- a CDS encoding APC family permease, translating to MSDSSSVGGTNVDGESPQLEPTVETDEATITDDAELERTLGLTGGLAIGIGTMIGAGIFVFPGLAAGQAGPAAAGSFAIGALVALLVALPTSELATAMPKSGGGYYYISRGLGTLAGTVVGLSLWFGLVFATAFYLVGFGYYAVDTLAELGVAVGDGLVIPLALLFGAGFTVLNVTGTENAAKLQNGIVALLLSILVVFLGYGGLDAMGLIGDPSAPEQFAPFGTMPILTTAALVFTSYLGFAQVATVAGEMKDPGRNLPLAMVGSVLIVGVLYVATIFVATSAFGSERLAEFGETAMVEVGRHYLGAAGAVAIVFGGLLATMSSANASILSTSRAIYAVSKDALLPRRASHINLRYGTPHVALGMAGGPILVLVATGRVELLAEVASFLHLVMYGLICVALLVLRRDEPEWYDPDFRVPGYPVVPILGALASFAMIGFMQRASQLLGVGIMLATAGWYAYYARDVTLRGALQ from the coding sequence ATGAGCGATTCGTCGTCGGTCGGCGGGACCAACGTCGACGGGGAGTCACCGCAACTCGAGCCGACGGTCGAGACCGACGAGGCGACGATCACCGACGACGCCGAACTCGAGCGGACGCTCGGGCTCACCGGCGGCCTCGCCATCGGGATCGGGACGATGATCGGGGCGGGCATCTTCGTCTTTCCGGGACTCGCCGCCGGACAGGCGGGCCCTGCCGCGGCGGGCTCGTTCGCGATCGGCGCGCTCGTGGCCTTGCTGGTCGCGTTGCCGACGTCGGAACTCGCGACGGCGATGCCGAAAAGCGGGGGCGGCTACTACTACATCTCCCGCGGTCTGGGGACGCTCGCCGGGACCGTCGTCGGACTGTCGCTGTGGTTCGGGCTGGTGTTCGCGACGGCGTTTTACCTCGTCGGCTTCGGCTACTACGCGGTCGATACGCTCGCCGAACTCGGGGTCGCGGTCGGCGACGGACTCGTCATCCCGCTGGCGCTGCTGTTCGGCGCGGGCTTTACGGTGTTGAACGTCACCGGGACGGAAAACGCGGCGAAGCTCCAGAACGGGATCGTCGCGTTACTGCTGTCGATCCTGGTCGTCTTCCTCGGGTACGGCGGCCTCGACGCCATGGGGCTCATCGGCGACCCATCCGCACCCGAACAGTTCGCCCCCTTCGGTACGATGCCGATACTGACGACCGCGGCGCTCGTGTTCACCTCGTATCTCGGCTTCGCACAGGTCGCGACCGTTGCCGGGGAGATGAAAGACCCCGGCCGGAACCTGCCGCTGGCGATGGTCGGCTCCGTCCTCATCGTCGGCGTCCTCTACGTGGCGACGATCTTCGTCGCGACGAGCGCCTTCGGGAGCGAACGACTCGCCGAGTTCGGCGAGACGGCCATGGTCGAGGTCGGCCGCCACTACCTCGGCGCGGCCGGTGCCGTCGCCATCGTCTTCGGCGGGCTGCTCGCGACCATGTCGAGCGCGAACGCGTCGATTCTCAGCACGTCTCGAGCGATCTACGCCGTCTCGAAGGACGCCCTGTTGCCGCGGCGGGCGAGCCACATCAACCTCCGCTATGGCACGCCACACGTCGCGCTGGGGATGGCAGGCGGGCCGATCCTCGTGTTGGTCGCGACCGGCCGCGTGGAACTGCTCGCGGAGGTCGCTTCCTTCCTTCATCTGGTCATGTACGGGCTGATCTGTGTGGCCCTGCTCGTCCTGCGCCGCGACGAACCGGAGTGGTACGACCCCGACTTCCGGGTCCCCGGCTACCCCGTCGTCCCGATACTCGGCGCGCTCGCGAGTTTCGCCATGATCGGCTTCATGCAGCGCGCGTCACAGCTCCTCGGCGTCGGGATCATGCTCGCGACCGCCGGGTGGTACGCCTACTACGCTCGCGACGTCACGCTCAGGGGGGCACTCCAATGA
- a CDS encoding universal stress protein, translated as MTRILVPLAILEGETVPAGLPTLLAPVDVTVLGYHVLPEQTPPDQARLQYEDRATAALEDLVAEFEAAGSEADHRLVFTHDRAQTIDRIAAETGADAYAIPGVTGPVDRLLVALSGDVAVDRIGSFVADLVGGREIGVTLFLATDDEAGGRDSLEAAAADLAAAGIDAETELAVSDAPLEALVDATADHDAVVMGEQAPSLRSFLLGEDAERVAAESVGPVLIVRSSDGA; from the coding sequence ATGACGCGCATCCTCGTCCCGCTGGCGATCCTCGAGGGCGAGACGGTCCCGGCCGGTCTACCGACGCTGCTCGCGCCCGTGGACGTGACGGTACTCGGCTATCACGTCCTGCCCGAGCAGACGCCGCCCGATCAGGCGCGGCTCCAGTACGAGGACCGGGCGACCGCCGCCCTCGAGGACCTCGTCGCCGAGTTCGAGGCGGCCGGCAGCGAGGCCGACCACCGCCTCGTGTTCACCCACGACCGGGCACAGACGATCGACCGGATCGCCGCGGAGACCGGAGCGGACGCCTACGCGATTCCGGGCGTGACCGGGCCGGTCGATCGGCTCCTCGTGGCGCTCTCCGGCGACGTCGCCGTCGACCGCATCGGGTCGTTCGTCGCCGACCTGGTCGGCGGCCGCGAGATCGGCGTCACGCTCTTTCTCGCGACCGACGACGAGGCCGGGGGCCGGGACTCCCTCGAGGCGGCCGCCGCGGACCTCGCCGCGGCCGGGATCGACGCCGAGACCGAACTCGCCGTCAGTGACGCGCCGCTCGAGGCACTGGTGGACGCCACGGCGGACCACGACGCCGTCGTCATGGGCGAGCAGGCCCCGTCGCTCCGGTCGTTCCTGCTGGGCGAGGACGCCGAGCGGGTCGCCGCCGAGTCGGTCGGTCCGGTACTCATCGTCCGGAGTTCCGACGGCGCGTGA
- a CDS encoding universal stress protein yields MSDRAHRVLIPVDVLEGESVPRTLVDAFASIPVVLLGYRELPDQTGTEQARDQYGDRMRAELAERRTVFEDAGCDVESRLAFTHSRLKTFERVAVEESCDAVLVCNPAPILETVLVAIRSDVNVEHIARLLRTVLADTTLAVTLFHVAADEGERDAGAELLERARSELVAAGLDDGRIDSTVVVDDSPTAAILDAAADHDLLVLGESRPSIRRYVFRDRVERLAQETVDPVLVIRGEYLETTAEDTEHGSENEE; encoded by the coding sequence ATGTCAGACCGCGCCCATCGCGTGTTGATTCCGGTCGACGTCCTCGAGGGGGAGAGCGTTCCGCGGACGCTCGTCGACGCGTTCGCGTCGATTCCGGTCGTTCTGCTGGGCTATCGCGAACTCCCGGACCAGACCGGCACGGAGCAGGCACGCGATCAGTACGGCGATCGCATGCGGGCCGAACTCGCGGAGCGACGGACGGTGTTCGAGGACGCCGGCTGTGACGTCGAGTCGCGGTTGGCGTTTACCCACTCCCGACTGAAGACGTTCGAACGCGTCGCCGTCGAGGAATCGTGCGACGCCGTCCTGGTCTGCAACCCAGCGCCTATCCTCGAGACGGTACTCGTCGCGATTCGGAGCGACGTCAACGTCGAACACATCGCCCGACTGCTCCGTACGGTCCTCGCCGACACGACGCTCGCGGTCACCCTCTTTCACGTCGCCGCCGACGAGGGAGAGCGAGACGCGGGCGCGGAACTGCTCGAGCGGGCGCGGTCGGAACTGGTGGCCGCTGGCCTCGACGACGGGCGGATCGACAGCACGGTCGTCGTCGACGACTCGCCCACGGCAGCGATTCTCGACGCCGCGGCGGATCACGACCTCCTCGTCCTCGGCGAGAGTCGGCCGTCGATCCGCCGGTACGTCTTCCGGGATCGCGTCGAACGGCTGGCCCAAGAGACGGTCGATCCGGTCCTGGTGATTCGCGGCGAGTACCTCGAGACGACGGCAGAGGACACGGAACACGGCAGCGAAAACGAGGAGTAG
- a CDS encoding ABC transporter ATP-binding protein translates to MTARENSVTTNGTDAVAAFSEGAGASPGDDAVGTDRGFERERPPAETRPDSGERSATVDRDIAVSVTGLSKRFGAGETAVTAVDDVSVDIETGSIVGLLGPNGAGKTTLIKSILGMVVPDAGSVRIRGIDLRERPRAAYSAVDAMLEGARNDYWRLTVRENLRYFATISGVDPNSVRDRHDRLLAQLDLEAKADVPVRDLSRGMKQKVSLASVLAGGAEVVFLDEPTLGLDIESSRTLQRELRRLAAEEDLTVVLSSHDMDVVETVCDRVLIMSDGEIIADDTVDALLSDTDRHCVRITSADIDAALVSRLRRRFESLEAERRDAGHRIEVVTDSDGLYELLERLRDADVTLERVRTVEPDLEDVFVELTSGDRGGR, encoded by the coding sequence GTGACGGCGCGAGAAAACAGCGTGACGACGAACGGAACGGACGCCGTGGCCGCGTTCAGTGAGGGAGCCGGTGCGTCGCCCGGCGACGACGCGGTGGGGACCGACCGAGGGTTCGAGCGGGAGCGGCCACCGGCCGAGACGCGCCCGGACAGCGGCGAGCGGTCGGCGACGGTTGACCGCGATATCGCCGTCTCCGTCACCGGGCTGTCCAAGCGGTTCGGCGCCGGCGAGACGGCGGTGACCGCCGTCGACGACGTGAGCGTCGACATCGAGACCGGCTCGATCGTGGGCCTGTTAGGGCCAAACGGTGCCGGCAAGACGACGCTCATCAAGTCGATCCTCGGGATGGTCGTGCCGGACGCGGGCAGCGTCCGGATCCGCGGCATCGACCTCCGGGAGCGACCACGGGCGGCCTACAGCGCCGTCGACGCCATGCTCGAGGGAGCACGAAACGACTACTGGCGGCTGACCGTCCGGGAGAACCTCCGCTATTTCGCTACGATCAGCGGCGTCGACCCGAACTCGGTCCGCGACCGCCACGACCGGCTGCTGGCCCAGCTCGACCTCGAGGCGAAGGCGGACGTTCCGGTCCGCGATCTCTCCCGGGGGATGAAACAGAAGGTCTCGTTGGCGAGCGTCCTCGCCGGTGGTGCCGAGGTCGTCTTCCTCGACGAACCAACGCTCGGGTTGGATATCGAGAGTTCCCGGACGCTCCAGCGGGAACTGCGACGCCTCGCCGCGGAGGAAGACCTCACCGTCGTCCTTAGCAGCCACGACATGGACGTCGTCGAGACGGTCTGTGACCGCGTTCTCATCATGTCCGACGGGGAAATCATCGCGGACGACACCGTCGACGCCTTGCTGTCCGACACGGACCGCCACTGCGTTCGGATCACGAGCGCCGACATCGACGCCGCGCTCGTCTCGCGACTGCGACGGCGCTTTGAGTCGCTCGAGGCCGAGCGACGCGACGCCGGCCACCGGATCGAGGTCGTGACCGACAGCGATGGCCTCTACGAACTGCTGGAGCGGCTCCGCGACGCCGACGTGACCCTCGAGCGCGTCCGGACGGTCGAACCGGACCTCGAGGACGTCTTCGTCGAACTGACGAGCGGCGATCGAGGTGGGCGATGA